Part of the Meiothermus sp. QL-1 genome is shown below.
GGTTGCCCGAGATACGCACCGAGCTGCCGGAGTACAAAAGCATCCACTCCCAGGTGTTGCAGAACGTCATCGAGCGGGCAGACCGAGCTTTCCAGGGCTTCTTCCGCCGGGTCAGGGCAGGGGAGAAGCCCGGCTACCCCCGCTTCAAGGGGAAGGGCCGGTACGACTCGTTCACCTTCCCCCAGGCGGGCCAAACCGGGG
Proteins encoded:
- a CDS encoding helix-turn-helix domain-containing protein, whose protein sequence is MRKAFKYRLYPTKPQAKDLERTLALCRQLYNAALQERREAWKKARKTVGFHAQKRWLPEIRTELPEYKSIHSQVLQNVIERADRAFQGFFRRVRAGEKPGYPRFKGKGRYDSFTFPQAGQTG